The DNA region CGAGGGCGAACATCGAGGGGTGGCCGGCACCGAAGAGGTGGACGGCGGTTGCCGGGGAGAGCCCACGTTTTGCCGCGAGGACGACCCTGACAAGGTCACGGTATCGGTAGGTCTCCATCAGCGGCACCACCGCACCGATCGGGCAGAACGTCAACCCGAGTTCCCTGACGGCACGTCCTGACTCTTCGCGCAGGTCGGCGAAGATCCCGCCCTGAACCGGCCCGGCCAGGTTTGCATCGGGGAAGAGGCGGTGCGCCTCCCGGATCCGTTCCATCGTGACGCCGAGGTCCTGTTCCGCCCGCTGCCGTCCTGCGTCCGGGGGTGTTGGGATGTCCAGGGGAACGATGATATCGCTTCCTATCGCCTGCTGGAACTCGAGCGTCTCCCTGTTGTTCACCTCGACCTCACCGTAGACCGAGAGCTGGAATGAACCGGAATCAGTCATTATGGCGCCGTCGAAATCGAGGACGCGATGTAGTCCTTCCGCGAGTGCGCGGTCGCGGTAGTCCGCGCTCCGCCTGAATATGTAGGCGTTTGTTATCAGCGCCTCGATGCCCATCCTCCCCATCTCGCGGGGTGTGACCAGCGGGAGGTGGGGGTTGACCACCGGCAGGAGAGCGGGTGTCCGGACGTTCTTTTCGTTCACCCTCAGCCTGCCGACCCTCCCGGCGATGTCTTTGTGGATGACCTCAAACGTGATTGTCATTCAGGTTAGACCGCCTTCTCTTCGATAACCTGGCCCTCAAACGTCAGCACGGCCACATCGCCACGCCTCCAGCACCCCGGCGGGAGCCCCGCCTTGGCACAGGTCTGGTCGAGGAACTCTCTGCTGTTCCAGCCGTACTCTGTTGCGACCTGGGGGAGGAGAAGACCTGCTCTCCCCAGACCGCTGACCATCAGGCCGTGCCTTCCTACCTCCACGTATTGCGGGCGCTCCAGCGGCGGGCACTCGAGCGGCCTCGGCGGTGTCAGCACCGTCACCTCGATCTCGATGTCGTTGACCTCTGGGGGTGAGACCGGCGGGAACCGGGGGTCCTCGAGTGCTGCCGAGGCGGCCGCCTCGATTATAGCCTCGCCGAGCGGTTTTATCGGGTATGGGAGGCCGATACATCCGCGTAGAAGTCCGTGCCGCTTGATGGTGACAAAAACACCACGTTTCTCCCCGAAGACCGGGGGGAGGGGGGGCAGCGCCATCCGTTCGCCATCGAC from Methanoculleus receptaculi includes:
- a CDS encoding TIGR00296 family protein, with the protein product MEMLTPEEGRMAVRLARMAIERAVDGERMALPPLPPVFGEKRGVFVTIKRHGLLRGCIGLPYPIKPLGEAIIEAAASAALEDPRFPPVSPPEVNDIEIEVTVLTPPRPLECPPLERPQYVEVGRHGLMVSGLGRAGLLLPQVATEYGWNSREFLDQTCAKAGLPPGCWRRGDVAVLTFEGQVIEEKAV